The genomic stretch AGGCAGCGCCAGCAACCTCGGCGCGCGCCGTCTCGCTAAACTGTGCGGCGAACTTGAGAAACTGTCACAGGAGGGAAAACTGACGGAAGCTGCGAACCTGTTCGGCAGAATCACCGAAGAATATGCCAGCCTCTGTTTTATCCTTGAGCAGGAAAAGAAAAAGCCAATACAGTCTGTTTGAGAGACTATGCCGCCGTTGTTTCAGCACAAAGCATGAGCGCTCCGCTACCTCAGATTCTTCTGATTGATGACGACCCGGATTTGAACGATCTGCTCGTCAGCAGCCTGATGGCGGACAACATCCAGCTTTTGTGCGCCCGCGACGGACGCGACGGCCTGGCGCTGGCCCGCCGAAACAAGATCAACGTTGTCCTGCTTGATCTTGGCCTGCCAAAAAACGACGGATTTGCCGTACTGCAGCAGTTGAAGGAAGACGCCCACCTGCAGGCGATCCCGGTCATCATTTTGACCGCCTGGAACAGCACGGCTGATAAATTGCGCGGATTCGAACTCGGGGCGGTGGATTACATCACGAAGCCTTACGAGATCGCCGAACTGCGCGCGCGCGTCCGCACCACGCTCCGCAACAAACTCCTGCAGGACCAGTTGACACAGGCAAACCGTGACCTCGAAAACGCCCGCATCGCGGCGGAGGCCGCCACGCGGGCAAAGTCTGAATTCCTGGCCAACATGAGCCATGAGATCCGCACACCGATGAACGGGGTCATCGCCATGACGGGCCTTCTGCTGGAAAGCGAGTTGACCTCCGAACAAAGCGAACTGGTGGAAACCATTCGCAGCAGCGGCGACGCCCTTCTGACCATCATCAACGATATTCTCGATTTTTCCAAAATCGAGTCCGGCAAGCTCGAACTCGAAAAACAACCCTTTGATATCCGCACCTGCATCGAGGACTCTCTCGATCTGCTGGCGCCGCGTGCCGCCGAAAAACAGATCGACCTGGCTTATCAGATTGATGACGACGTGCCGGCGACGGTCATCGGCGACGTCA from Candidatus Angelobacter sp. encodes the following:
- a CDS encoding response regulator, with the protein product MSAPLPQILLIDDDPDLNDLLVSSLMADNIQLLCARDGRDGLALARRNKINVVLLDLGLPKNDGFAVLQQLKEDAHLQAIPVIILTAWNSTADKLRGFELGAVDYITKPYEIAELRARVRTTLRNKLLQDQLTQANRDLENARIAAEAATRAKSEFLANMSHEIRTPMNGVIAMTGLLLESELTSEQSELVETIRSSGDALLTIINDILDFSKIESGKLELEKQPFDIRTCIEDSLDLLAPRAAEKQIDLAYQIDDDVPATVIGDVTRLRQILVNLLGNAIKFTPRGDVTIEVRQGKTQPPVPKPGG